The genomic segment AATCTGAGCCATGATCAAACTCTTCAGTTTCAATCAATGCGGTTCTTGCTCACCCAGCATCCGAAGACACCAGGCAAAAGCGAACCAATCTTGGCTCAAGGTTCAAACGTTTACTCAATTCCGATCCGAAGATCGGTGACGAGTCGCTTGCCTTGATGATGTGGTGACTGATCACCTCGTCATCGACAAGCGCCCACATGAATTACCTGATCGATTGTTAAAGAGCGTCTCGCTGTTGCCGTGGCTCGTGAAGAGCCGCCAGCGCCCGGCGAGGAAGGCGTATTCTACTGAAACGGTGCGGCTTGTCAAGCCTCGGCGGTGGCGATCAGTGCGACCACATCGCAGCGAACTCCGCCTGCCCGAGCGTCTTGCGACGCGCCGTTCGAGTGGGGCGCATTCTACCGTTTCCGGCGGGCCTGTCAATCGCTTTTCTTCTCAGCCCGACAAGAAAAACCCAACAAAACCAACTGCTTGCCCCTCTCTTTACCGCTACCAACGTATGCCCGTCGGCAGCAGCGGATGCGTACTTTACGGATTTAGCGTGAGGCCCGCAAGCCCTTTTTGGCAGAAAACTTATCCACACCCCGCAAGCCGCGAGCGCCTGTGGATAGCTGCCCGCGAACAGCGGCCCGCCAGGCGGGCCATGCAGACGACAACGCCCGCACGGGGCGGGCGTTTGAGCGAGATGAAAAGCTCAGGCGTCGGGGGCGTGCTTCATCTTGCGCATCACCGCCAGCGCTGGCCCCGAGACCACATAGGCACCGAACAGCAGCAGCAACATCACCGAGGGCTGCACTGAAATCATCACGAAGCCAAGCACGATGGCCAGCAGCACCACGAAGGGGACCGGCTTCTTGAAGTCGATGTCCTTGAAGCTGTGGTAGCGAATATTGCTGACCATCAGCACCCCGGCGGCCGCCACCACCAGCAGCATCAGCAGCTTGAAGCCTACCGCATCGGCATCGAAGCTGTGGAAGGTCCATACGCTGGCAGCCACGAAGGCTGCCGCCGAGGGGCTCGGCAAACCGATGAACCACTTCTTGTCGGTACTGCCGATCTGCACGTTGAAGCGTGCCAGGCGCAGGGCGGCGCAGGCCACGTAGAGAAATGCCACGACCCAGCCGGTCTTGCCGATATCCTGCAAGATCCAGGTGAAGGCGACCAGCGCCGGCGCCACGCCGAACGAGACCATGTCGGAGAGGCTGTCGTACTCGGCACCGAAGGCGCTCTGGGTATTGGTCATGCGCGCTACCCGGCCGTCGAGACCGTCGAGCACCATGGCGATGAAGATCGCCACCGCTGCAGCGGTAAAATCGCCGTTGATGCCGGCGATCACGGCAAAGAAGCCCGAAAACAGTGCCGAGGTGGTAAACAGGTTGGGCAGCAGATAGATACCCCGTCGCCGTACCTTCTTGCCATCCTCTACCGCCTCCTCGATGACTTCGGTCTCGCGCACGAAGGCCGAAGCGATGTCTTCGTCGGCGCGCGACGGAGGCACCTGCTCGGCGCGATCCTGCTCTGGCGTGTTCGGCTCTTGGCTCATGATTCTCTTTCCGTTGCCCAAAAAAAGCGCCGCGGCGCCCTTTCCATTCTACACCCTGCCTCGCATTACGATAGCGGCAGGCTCCTGAGGGCAAGTGCCAACAACGCCAAGGGCGCGGAGTTCCGCGCCCTTGGCTTGACTAACCCAGCAGGTGCGATCAGTTCTTGGACTTGTCGACCAGTTGGTTGGCGGCGATCCACGGCATCATCGAGCGCAGCTTGGCGCCGACCTGCTCGATGTCGTGCTCGGCGTTGAGACGGCGACGCGCGGTCATCGACGGGTAGTTGCTGTTGCCCTCGTTGATGAACATCTTGGCGTACTCGCCGGTCTGGATGCGCTTGAGCGCATTGCGCATGGCAGCGCGAGACTCGTCGTTGATGATCTCGGGACCGGTGACGTACTCGCCGTACTCGGCATTGTTGGAGATCGAGTAGTTCATGTTGGCGATGCCGCCCTCGTACATCAGGTCGACGATCAGCTTGAGCTCATGCAGGCACTCGAAGTAGGCCATCTCCGGGGCGTAGCCGGCCTCGGTGAGGGTCTCGAAACCGGCCTTGACCAGCTCGACGGCACCGCCGCACAGCACCGCCTGCTCGCCGAACAGATCGGTCTCGGTCTCGTCCTTGAAGGTGGTCTCGATGATCCCGCTGCGGCCGCCGCCGACGCCCGCGGCGTAGGAGAGTGCCAGCTCCTTGGCGGAGCCCGAGGCATCCTGGTGGATGGCGATCAGGTCGGGAATGCCGCCGCCCTTGACGAACTCGGAGCGCACGGTGTGGCCCGGGGCCTTGGGCGCGATCATGATCACGTCCAGATCCTTGCGCGGCTCGATCTGGTTGTAGTGGATGTTGAAGCCGTGGGCGAAGGCCAGGGTGGCACCTTCCTTGAGATTCGGCTCGACCTCGTTCTCGTAGATCGCCTTCTGGTTCTCGTCCGGAGCCAGGATCATCACCACGTCGGCGGTCTTGCACGCCTCGGGCACGGAGGCGACCTTGAGGCCTGCCGCCTCGGCCTTGGCCGCGGAGGAGGAGCCTTGGCGCAGCGCTACGGTGACGTCGACGCCGGATTCCTTGAGGTTGTTGGCGTGGGCGTGGCCCTGGGAGCCGTAACCGACGATGGTGACCTTCTTGCCCTGGATGAGGGACAGGTCGCAGTCCTTATCGTAATAGACGCGCATGGGGATTCTCCTGAGATATGGCGGATATGGCATTCAGCGTTGATGGCCACCCGCGCCGTCTGTCGCGGCGCTGGGAGTCGTCGAAACGATGACGACACCTTAAGGCAGGCGCAGCGTTGCGTAAAACGCTATATTTGCAATATCACATTGCATGTATTGAAATACGCTACATGGACATGCGCCCCCTCAAGCACTTCCTGGCCCTGGCCGACATGCTGCACTTCGGCCGCGCCAGCGATGCCTGCCATATCAGCCCCTCGACGCTGTCGCGTTCGATCCGCCAGCTCGAAGAAAACCTCGGCGCACCGCTGTTCGAGCGCGACAACCGCCACGTCGCGCTGACCCGCCAGGGGCAGATGTTCCAGCACTATGCCCGCGATGCGCTGGAGCAGTGGGAGGCGATACGCCACTCGCTGATGAGCGAGGCCCGTGAGCTGGCCGGCGAGATCAGCATCTACTGCTCGGTGACCGCCAGCTACAGCTTCCTCTACGCGCTGCTCAGCGAATTTCGCCTGCGTCACCCGCGCATCGAGCTCAAGCTGCACACCGGCGACCCCGCCGAGTCGGTGGGGCGGGTACTGGCCGGCGAGGAGGACATGGCGATCACGCCCCGGCCGCGCACCCTGCCCGAAGGCCTGGCCTTCAAGCCGATGACCACCTCGCCGCTGGTGTTCATCGCCCCCTGCGAAGAGACCAGCTGGATGCCCAGCACGCCGCAGACCCCCAGCGCCGCCCAGTGGGCCGGCGTGCCGATGATTCTCTCCGAGTCGGGCCTGGCCCGGGAGCACTGCGACACCTGGTTCAAGGCGCTGGGCATCACGCCGCAGATCTATGCTCAGGTCGCCGGCAACGAGGCCATCGTCAGCATGGTCGGCCTGGGCTTCGGCGTCGGTGTGGTGCCCAAGATCGTGCTCGATAACAGCCCGCTGCGCGACCGGGTCACGATCCTGCCGGTCAAGCCCGAACTGCCCCACTACGACGTCGGCCTGTGCGTCGCCAAGCGCCGCCTCAAGAGCCCACTCATCCGTGCGCTTTGGGCGGAAGTGTAGAGAGCGCTACGAAAAAAGCCGCCCCGGAGGGCGGCTCGATAGGCTGGTTGAGGCTTGGCTAAAGGCTGAGCACCTTATCGCCACGGGCAATACCCGACACCCCGGTGCGGGCCACCTCGAGAATGCCCACCGGTGCCATGGCCTGCAGGAAGGCATCCAGCTTGCCGGCATCGCCAGTGATCTGCACCGTGTAGAGGCTCGGCGTGACGTCGACGATCTGCGCGCGGAAGATATCGGCGGTGCGCTTGACCTCGTCACGCGCGGCACCGAGCGCCTTGACCTTAACCATCATCAGCTCGCGTTCGATGTGGTTGCCCTCGGTCAGGTCGACCAGCTTGACCACGTCGATCAGCTTGTTGAGATGCTTGGTGATCTGCTCGATCACTCGGTCATCGCCGATCGTGGTCACCGTCAGCCGCGACAGGGTCGGGTCTTCGGTGGGCGCCACGTTGAGCGTCTCGATGTTGTAGTTGCGTTGGGCGAACAGCCCCACCACGCGGGACAGCGCGCCGGGCTCGTTTTCCATCAGGATCGAAATGATATGGCGCATCAGGTCCGCTCCGTCTTCGAAAGCAGCATGTCACGCATGGCACCCAGCGGCACCTGCATCGGATAAACGTGCTCGCGCGGGTCGACATAGATGTCGAGGAACACCAGCTCGTTGTTGTCGGCGAAGGCCCGCTCGAGGGCGGGTTCGAGATCCTCGTGACGCTCTACCTTGATGGCGGTAAACCCGTAGGCTTCGATCAGCTTCTGGAAGTCGGGCAGCGACTCCATGTACGAGTGCGCATGGCGCGACTTGTAGTTGAGGTCCTGCCACTGGCGCACCATGCCCAGCGACCCGTTGTTGAGATTGACGATCTTGACGCCCACCCCGTACTGCTTACAGGTCGACAGCTCCTGCATCATCATCTGGAAGCTGCCCTCGCCGGTGATGCACACCACATCGTCCTGGGGGTAGCTCTTCTTGATGCCCATGGCCGCCGGGAAGCCGAAGCCCATGGTGCCCAGCCCCCCCGAGGTGATGAAACGGTTGGGCTTGTCGAACTTGTAGTACTGCGCGGCAAACATCTGGTGCTGGCCGACGTCGGTGGTCACGAAGGCCTCGCCGCGGGTAATCCTGCACACCGCCTCGATGACCTCCTGCGGCTTGAGCGCCTCGCCGGGCTCGGAGGGCTCGTAGAGCTTGCCGCGGCGCTCCTCGCGCCAGCCGTCGATCTTCTGCCACCACTCGCCGAGGGCGTCGGGATGGGCGATCTCCTTGCCCTGCACCAGGCTGATCATCTCGTTGATCACGCTGGCCGCCGGCCCGACGATGGGCACATCGGCACGCACCGTCTTGGACACCGAACTGGGGTCGATGTCGACGTGCACGATCTTGGCAGTGGGGCAGAACTTGGAGGTGTTGTTGGTGACCCGGTCGTCGAAGCGCGCGCCGATGGCGATCACCAGGTCGGCATGGTGCATGGCCATGTTCGACTCGTAGGAGCCGTGCATGCCCAGCCAGCCGAGGCACTGGTCGTCGCTCTGCGGGAAGGCGCCGATGCCCATCAGGGTGGTAGTGATCGGGAAGCCGAGTTGCTTGACCAGGTCGGTGAGCCCCTCGCAGGCGCGACCGGTGATCACCCCGCCGCCGGTATAGAACACCGGCCGCTTGGCCTTGAGCATCAGCTCCACGGCCTTCTTGATCTGGCCGGTATGGCCGCGGGTCACCGGGTTGTAGGAGCGCATCTTGACCTTCTTCGGGTAGACGTACTCGTAGCGCTCGGTGGGCGCGGTCATGTCCTTGGGAATATCCACCACCACCGGACCGGGACGGCCGGTAGAGGCCAGATAGTAGGCCTTCTTGAGGACTTCCGGAATCTCGGACGGATGCCGGATCGAGAAGCTGTGCTTCACGATCGGCCGGGTCACGCCGATGATGTCGGTTTCCTGGAAGGCGTCATCGCCGATCAGGTGACTCATCACCTGGCCGCACAGCACCACCATCGGAATCGAGTCCATGTAGGCGGTGGCGATACCGGTCACGGCGTTGGTCGCGCCGGGCCCGGAGGTCACCAGCACGGTGCCGGGCTTGCCGGACGCACGGGCATAGCCGTCGGCGGCGTGGGTCGCCGCCTGCTCGTGGCGTACCAGGATGTGCTTGACCTTGTCCTGACGGAACAGCGCGTCGTAGATATGCAGCGCTGCGCCGCCCGGGTAACCATAGATATATTCGACGCCCTCATCCTGCAGGAAGCGGGCGATCATGTCGGCGCCGGAAAGCAGTTCCACGTGTGTTTCTCCCCTGGAGGTCTCGAGTGCGATCCATGTCCCAGTGCGGGTCATGGGGTCGAGTGCGACGGTACGTCGCTGCCGGCAGTGCCGGCACCTGATGCCAAACCCTGGCTAATGAGCCCTGTTGGGGCCTGCACTCTCATTCGGCAGCATCGATCCATGCAGCATGAATCGGCGCTACCTTTCACGGCGGTTCGCCGTGTCGGGGGCGTTGGCCAGACCGAGCGGTTAGCTCG from the Halomonas sp. 1513 genome contains:
- a CDS encoding acetolactate synthase small subunit; amino-acid sequence: MRHIISILMENEPGALSRVVGLFAQRNYNIETLNVAPTEDPTLSRLTVTTIGDDRVIEQITKHLNKLIDVVKLVDLTEGNHIERELMMVKVKALGAARDEVKRTADIFRAQIVDVTPSLYTVQITGDAGKLDAFLQAMAPVGILEVARTGVSGIARGDKVLSL
- a CDS encoding acetolactate synthase, large subunit, biosynthetic type; the protein is MELLSGADMIARFLQDEGVEYIYGYPGGAALHIYDALFRQDKVKHILVRHEQAATHAADGYARASGKPGTVLVTSGPGATNAVTGIATAYMDSIPMVVLCGQVMSHLIGDDAFQETDIIGVTRPIVKHSFSIRHPSEIPEVLKKAYYLASTGRPGPVVVDIPKDMTAPTERYEYVYPKKVKMRSYNPVTRGHTGQIKKAVELMLKAKRPVFYTGGGVITGRACEGLTDLVKQLGFPITTTLMGIGAFPQSDDQCLGWLGMHGSYESNMAMHHADLVIAIGARFDDRVTNNTSKFCPTAKIVHVDIDPSSVSKTVRADVPIVGPAASVINEMISLVQGKEIAHPDALGEWWQKIDGWREERRGKLYEPSEPGEALKPQEVIEAVCRITRGEAFVTTDVGQHQMFAAQYYKFDKPNRFITSGGLGTMGFGFPAAMGIKKSYPQDDVVCITGEGSFQMMMQELSTCKQYGVGVKIVNLNNGSLGMVRQWQDLNYKSRHAHSYMESLPDFQKLIEAYGFTAIKVERHEDLEPALERAFADNNELVFLDIYVDPREHVYPMQVPLGAMRDMLLSKTERT
- a CDS encoding CDP-diacylglycerol--serine O-phosphatidyltransferase, translating into MSQEPNTPEQDRAEQVPPSRADEDIASAFVRETEVIEEAVEDGKKVRRRGIYLLPNLFTTSALFSGFFAVIAGINGDFTAAAVAIFIAMVLDGLDGRVARMTNTQSAFGAEYDSLSDMVSFGVAPALVAFTWILQDIGKTGWVVAFLYVACAALRLARFNVQIGSTDKKWFIGLPSPSAAAFVAASVWTFHSFDADAVGFKLLMLLVVAAAGVLMVSNIRYHSFKDIDFKKPVPFVVLLAIVLGFVMISVQPSVMLLLLFGAYVVSGPALAVMRKMKHAPDA
- a CDS encoding transcriptional regulator IlvY — its product is MDMRPLKHFLALADMLHFGRASDACHISPSTLSRSIRQLEENLGAPLFERDNRHVALTRQGQMFQHYARDALEQWEAIRHSLMSEARELAGEISIYCSVTASYSFLYALLSEFRLRHPRIELKLHTGDPAESVGRVLAGEEDMAITPRPRTLPEGLAFKPMTTSPLVFIAPCEETSWMPSTPQTPSAAQWAGVPMILSESGLAREHCDTWFKALGITPQIYAQVAGNEAIVSMVGLGFGVGVVPKIVLDNSPLRDRVTILPVKPELPHYDVGLCVAKRRLKSPLIRALWAEV
- a CDS encoding ketol-acid reductoisomerase encodes the protein MRVYYDKDCDLSLIQGKKVTIVGYGSQGHAHANNLKESGVDVTVALRQGSSSAAKAEAAGLKVASVPEACKTADVVMILAPDENQKAIYENEVEPNLKEGATLAFAHGFNIHYNQIEPRKDLDVIMIAPKAPGHTVRSEFVKGGGIPDLIAIHQDASGSAKELALSYAAGVGGGRSGIIETTFKDETETDLFGEQAVLCGGAVELVKAGFETLTEAGYAPEMAYFECLHELKLIVDLMYEGGIANMNYSISNNAEYGEYVTGPEIINDESRAAMRNALKRIQTGEYAKMFINEGNSNYPSMTARRRLNAEHDIEQVGAKLRSMMPWIAANQLVDKSKN